The DNA window gcctcaaggaaatcccctccgtgcctttcagttccgcgtggaggggtttcctgtacgggctgctcctgcacactctcaactttgccatcctcgccggccgtccggacacgccatggcgtaacatcttgctgtccggatctggtgggggtccccgatgaagggcactctatgcgggagtcctcccactattcattggggacttggcctggagggtgatgcatggagcagtgccgtgcaacaaatttttaagccgtttcacggactcccaggaagcctgcaatttctgcggtctggaggagtccgtgttccatgtttttattgagtgcacgaggttgcagcccctgtttcattatctaaaggggctgctcctgaaattctggctgcacttcagtcccactctcctgatctttgggcaccctatgtggaggggagcgtgtaggtccgagggcctcctcgtaggactgctcctgggcacggccaagggtgccatcagccggtccaggcagcgggcggtcaagggggtcgttcaacctgactgcctgcctctcttccgctcttacatccggtccagggtgtccttggagatggagcacgcggtgtccactggtacgctcgcggccttccgcgagaggtgggcaccggagggactggagtgcatcgtcacccccggcaaccaaactttaatttgattttacgttttaattgccggtgcttttagtgtccccctccccttttatagggggcactggaggaaaaaaagtgatttagtgcccaaaaaaaaacccgaaaaaaaaaaaagagggccttgtaaatgtctggtgtgtcatccagggcgggtggcaccgattaatgttttagttttgcagataaactccaaaaagggtttcatgcacaagaacccccaggtccctctgcaccgcagcatgttgcaatttctccccattcaactaatatttccttttactgttttttttccaaggcggatgacctcacactttccgacattgtattccatctgccaaaccttagccgaagcgcttcacctatctaaatctctttgcagcctctctgtgtcctctacacaacccgtctacataatccgctttcccactaatctttgtgtcatatgcaaattttgttacactacacactgccccctcttccaggtcatctatgtatattgtaaacagttgtggtcccagcaccgatccctgtggcacactactaaccaccgatttccaacccgaaaaggacccatttatcccgactctgctttctgtttgccagccaattctctatccatgctaatacatttcctctcactccgcgtatctttatcttctgcagtaaccttttgtgtggaaccttatcgaatgccttttggaaatctaaatactccacatccatcggtacacctctatccaccatgctcgttatatcctcaaagaattccagtaaattagttaaacatgatttccccttcatgaatccatgctgcgtctgcttgattgcactattcctatctagatgtcccgctatttcttacttTATAATAGTTTCAAGAatattccccactacagatgttaaactaaccggcctatagttacctgccttttgtctgcccccctttttaaacagaggcattacattcgctgctttccaatccactgatacctgcccagagtccagagaattttggtagattataacgaatgcctctgctataacttccgccatctcttttaataccgtgggatgcatttcatcaggaccaggggacttgtctaccttgagtcccattagcctgtccagcattacccccctagtgatagtgattgtctcaaggtcctcccttcccacattcctgtgaccagcaatttttggcatggtttttgtgtcttccactgtgaagaccgaagcaaaataattgtttaaggcctcagccatttctacatttcccattattaaatcccccttctcatcttctaagggaccaacatttactttagtcattcttttccgttttatgtatctctcaaagcttttactatctctttttatgttttactttcgtaatctatctttcctttctttattgctttcttagtcattcttgattgaggtgaggaagtagtgtctcaagcgagcatactatgcttaaacaaaggggactacagtgggctgagggcagagttggctgaagtagactggaaacacagactaaacggtgtcgtttaaaattttcccaatcttctagtttcccactaaccttggccaccttatacgcattgtattttaatttgatactctcctttatttccttggttatccacggctggttatcccttctcttaccgccctttttcactggaatatattttcgttgagcactttgaaagggctccttaaaagtcctccactgttcctcaattgtgccaccgtttagtctgtgttcccaatctactttagccaactctgccctcatcccactgtagtcccctttgtttaagcatagtactttcatttgagatactacttcctcaccctcaatctgtattacaaattcaaccatactgtgatcactcattccgagaggatcttttactaggagatcgtttattatttttgtctcactacacaggaccagatctaagatagcttgctcccttgtaggttctgtaacatactgttctaagaaacaatcccgtatgcattttatgaattcctcctcaacgctaccccgtgcgatttgatttgaccaatcgatatgtaggttaaaatcccgcatgattactaccgttcctttttcacatgcctccattattcccttgattattgcccgccccaccgagaagttattatttggggtcctataacctacgcccaccagtgactttttccccttactatctctaatctcgacccacaatgattcaacattttgttcattagagctaatatcatctctcacaactgccctgacatcttcctttgttaacagagctagcccagctcctttcccttcttgtctatctttccgaatcgtcagatacccctgtatgtttaattcccagtcttcgccaccctgcaaccacgtttctgtaatgaccaccagatcatacccatttgtcatgatttgtgcaatcaactcatttactttatttcgaatgctgtgtgcgtttagctagagtgttttaatactagtttttaaaccatgatttttagttttgatccctcctgcagcccctttatattcatacatattgtcccttcctatcatcttgtggtttacacttatcccagtgctactctgctctgttgcttcctgccttttgcattctttcttgggatcctgttcatctgcgctctcacccatttgaactagctcagagccctctcctgtgttccaaatactccttgcattgaggcaccgagctttcatgcttgcctttttattacacttagatcctttagaattttgctgtacagtggccctttttgttttttgcattgggtttctctgccctccacttttactcatctcctttctgtcttttgcttttgtctcctttttgttttcctctgtctccctgcattggttcccatccccctgccatattagtttaactcctccccaacagcactcgcaaacactccccctaggacattggttccggtcctgcccaggtgcagaccgtccggtttgtactggtcccacgtcccccagaaccggttctagtgccccaggaatttgaatcccttcctgctgcaccactgctcaagccacgtattcatctgagctatcctgcgattcctactctgactagcacgtggcactggtagcagtcccgagattactactttttaggtCCTATATTTTAactcagctcctagctccttaaattcgtcttgtaggacctcatccctgtttTTTACCgatgtctttggtaccaatgtgcaccacgacaactggctgttcaccctcccttttcagaatgtcctgcacccgctccgagacatccttgacccttgcaccagggaggcaacataccatcctggagtctcggttgctgccgcagaaacgcctatctgttccccttacaattgaatcccctatcactatcgctctcccactctttttcctgccctcctgtgcagcagagccagccatggttccatgaacttggctgctgctgccctcccctgatgagtcattcccctcaacagtactcaaaacggtgcatctgttttgcagggggatgaccgcaggggacccctgcactcccttccttgcactgctcttcctgctggaaggtggagataggcagatttttgagcaatatgggAGTAAAGATTTATGGGGaatgggagggaagtggagctgagtccatgatcagatcagccataatcttattgaatgatggagcaggctcgaggggccaaattgtctactcccgctcttatttcttatgttcgtatgttctccttagagcagggaagattgagaggagatttgatagaggtgttcaaaattaagaggggtcttgccagagtagatagagagatactgttcccattggcagaagggtcaagaaccagaggacacagattaaggagattggcaaaagaaccaaaggcaacacaagtATAAAGCCTTTTGCGTAGTGAATGGTTAATATCTAGAATGcacggtctgaaagggtggtggaggcagactcaatcacagctttcaaaagggagttggataagttcctcaaagaaaaacatttgcagggctgtggggtaagggcggggtagtgggactagctgaggtgctcttgcagagaactgacatgcgctcgatgggccgaatggtcttccgcgctgtaaccattctctgattctgtggTTCTAACTACCAGCATaagcctctatttccttctccctcatatactgatctgaagtgcatcgatactggaaacagaGCGACCAGTCCAGAGTCGCTCTGTATCAGTGTGGGCATTGGATGCGGAAGTTGctgcctggcctcctgtgtgggtctgtttgttgcatcagtttgagctggagtggagagggggggagaagctgctgggtttaacccccagtacctctgagcccagtcgggcccaacaatttccgatgagagactgtcaacggcggtggattctaggggagattaggttgtgaaacacACACTGCCTgcacaatgtagaagagtattgtGTTAGGATCAAGTATTTCTGTAGAGGCGTTCAATGTACAGATTTGTTTTAacccattcttgggatgtgggtgtcgctggtaaggccagaatatatttccaatttccatttgccccttgacaaggtgatggtgagccttctcgaaccgctgaagtccgtgtggtaaaggtcctcccacaatgctgttaggtgaggagttccaggattttcacccagtgacgatgtaggaatggtgatatatgcccaagtcaggatggtgtgagacttggaggggaacttggaggtgatggatttcccatgcacctgtgccctggtccatctaggtgggagaggttgtgggtttgggagattctgtcaaagttctggttgaCCTGCAGATGTATAAAGTCCCTCACCTTCGccccgcccacctctccctcctcccatagaggccagagtcttgtgtaggcCCAGGCCAGGTGGTGGGTTCccatccctgaaggacattagtgaccagttgggttattaccACAATCCGTCAGCTTTCATGCTCACTTTTTTTCTGCTGACGGctgcacaaatagccaggttcattcacctcaatttcacaacctgcctttgtgtttttgtgggttctctctcatccAACCTTTTTCctatttgaaattcactttacagggtattaaacggaGAGGATTTGTTGACCagtggctcaaaccaaacatctgaCTGAGTCATTcaattcatcgggacctgaatatcaccggtctttgaccatggaagcaaaaagcactgttcacagcggtgagaaactgcacacgtgctctgtgtgtggacaaggcttctgccgatcatccaacctggagagacacaagtgcagtcacactgggaaaAAACTGtgtaaacgtttcaactacccgtcccagctggaaacacaccagcgagttcacactggggagaggccgttcacctgctccgattgtgggaagagattcacttggtcagccgacctgctgagacaccagcaaattcacactggggagaggccgttcacctgctctgagtgtgggaagggattcagtcagtcttcccacctgctgagacaccagcaaattcacactgaggagagaccgttcacctgctctgattgtgggaagggattcaatcaatcatcccacctgctgagacaccagcaaattcacactggggagaggccgttcacctgctccgagtgtgggaagggattcactcgatcatccaacctgctgacacaccagcgagttcacactggggagaagccattcacctgctctgattgtgggaagggattcaatcagtcttcccacctgctgagacaccagcaaattcacacaagggagaggccgttcacctgctccgagtgtggggaaggattcactcagtcatccaacctgctgacacaccagcgagttcacactgaggtgaggccgttcacctgctctgattgtgggaagggattcaatcatttatcccacctgctgagacaccagcaaattcacactggagagaggccgttcacctgctcggagtgtgggaagggattcactcgatcatccaacctgctgacacaccagcgagttcacaagtgattgcagggtttggaaTCTGctcttattgctgctgttaatcacatcccgactgaatcgtgttcattctgacagttggggtttgtttctgctgatgttaataactcctgtaactggactggagtttcatATTTGGGATATATACAAATAAATTAGTGttactttcaacacattgctgtggatttttgtctttcccaccggaGTGTTTAGCATTAGCTGGCtgaagctcagagaggacaatctgtggggaggatcgtatggggggagcctggacgcagtccttcagggtcacactgagaggggcaaatggcactttggtctttctcatctctcttcactgacagcaaagtcgccgtgcgggttaatcttgatgcGTGTAAGATGCGGATGATAGCCacacaagggtgtttaaagagatgggaaaggtgctctgtcagccccttgcccatatctccaacagctcagtagagtcagggattgttctgagattggaaggcagcacgtgtagttcccattttccaaattgggcacaagtcagaACTCGTGAactaaaggcccatcaacgtgacctcgattatgggaaggtgcttgaagggagccTGAGAGATGCCgttttcgatcatggggaaa is part of the Pristiophorus japonicus isolate sPriJap1 unplaced genomic scaffold, sPriJap1.hap1 HAP1_SCAFFOLD_45, whole genome shotgun sequence genome and encodes:
- the LOC139251838 gene encoding zinc finger protein 623-like, coding for MEAKSTVHSGEKLHTCSVCGQGFCRSSNLERHKCSHTGKKLCKRFNYPSQLETHQRVHTGERPFTCSDCGKRFTWSADLLRHQQIHTGERPFTCSECGKGFSQSSHLLRHQQIHTEERPFTCSDCGKGFNQSSHLLRHQQIHTGERPFTCSECGKGFTRSSNLLTHQRVHTGEKPFTCSDCGKGFNQSSHLLRHQQIHTRERPFTCSECGEGFTQSSNLLTHQRVHTEVRPFTCSDCGKGFNHLSHLLRHQQIHTGERPFTCSECGKGFTRSSNLLTHQRVHK